The DNA segment GGGTTCGCTATCATGTTGTCCGAGGTGCTCTTGATACAGTCGGTGTCAAGAATCGCAAGCAAGGGCGTTCCAAGTATGGTGCGAAGAAAGGGTAGTCCAACATGTCCAGAAGAAGATCTGCTACAAAGCGCGTTGTTCTCCCCGATCCGAAGTACAAAGATTTTTTGGTCAGTAAGTTTGTCAACAATTTAATGCATGATGGAAAAAAGAGTGTTGCTGAAAAGGTACTCTACCAAGCTCTGGACATGATCTCCCAAAAGGAGCAGGAGACCGGAGCTATCGATATCTTCCATCAAGCAGTTGAGAACGTGAAGCCCAACGTAGAAGTCAAGTCTCGACGTGTTGGCGGCTCTACCTACCAAGTTCCAGTGGAAGTCCGCTCTCAGCGCAGCCAAGCCTTGGCGATTCGCTGGCTGATTCGCTATGCGATTTCCCGAAGTGGCAAGTCCATGGAAGAGAAACTTGCTGGAGAGTTGCTGGACGCATTCAACAACCGGGGAGCTTCCGTCAAGAAGAAGGAAGATACGCACAAAATGGCTGAAGCCAATAAGGCTTTCGCCCATTACCGTTGGTGAACATTATAAATGTCCAAAGCCCGTCGATTTCGCCGGAATATTGGCATCATCGCACACATTGACGCGGGCAAGACAACTACCTCAGAGCGAATCCTCTTCTACACCGGTCGAATTCATAAGATTGGCGAAGTCAACGACGGCTCTGCCACGATGGATTGGATGGAACAGGAGCAGGAAAGAGGAATCACAATCACCTCGGCAGCGACAAGTTGTGGTTGGAAATATGAGGATGAGGAGTACGATTATAATATTATTGATACCCCAGGGCACGTTGATTTTACGGTAGAAGTCGAACGCTCACTGCGAGTACTTGATGGAGCGATCGCTCTCTATTGTGGGGTGGCAGGAGTCCAGCCCCAGTCTGAAACAGTCTGGTGGCAAGCAGGCAAGTACAAAATTCCTCGTGTGGCCTTCGTGAATAAACTGGATCGAATTGGTTCAGACTATTTCCGGGCGGTCGAGGATATACGCAAAAAACTTAAGGCTAATTCAGTAGCTTTACAATATCCCATTGGTAGTGAAGATCAGTTTCGTGGAGTCGTAGATCTGCTTGATCGGAAGGTTCTCTACTTTGATGAGGAGAGTCTCGGTGCAAAAGTTGATGTAGCAGAAATTCCAGAAGAATTGGAAGAAGCTGTTGAGCAAAAGCGACAGGAACTGGTCGAAAAAGTTTCGGAACTAGATGATGAGTTGCTGGAAGCTTTCCTGGAAGAGCAGGAAATCAGCACTCAGCGCCTGCGTCAGGTGATTCGAAAGGCAACAATCGAAGGTCGGTTACTGCCTGTCTTATGTGGAAGTTCATTTAAGAACAAGGGGGTGCAGCCCCTGCTGGACGCCGTAGCTGCCTACCTTCCCTCCCCTGATGATGTGCCGGCAATTGTTGGGAAACAACCGGATAGCGAACGAGAAGAAACCCGTACTACGAGTGACTCCTCCTTCTGTGGCCTAATCTTCAAAATCGCCAGTGACTCATTTGCTGGTCAGATGACCTTCGTCAGAGTCTATTCGGGGGTTCTAGCTCCTGGAGACATTGTCTTCAACCCTCGGACTCGAAAAACGGAGCGTATCGGTACCCTGGTCAAGCTTCATTCCAACAAGCGGGCAGAGATTGATCGTTTGGAGGCTGGGGACATTGCCGCAGTCATTGGTCTGTCTGTGGGAGTCACCGGGGATACCATCTGCGAGAAGCGTCATCCGATCTTGCTGGAAGGTACAGAGTTCCCGCAGCCAGTGATCGACATTGCGGTCGAACCGAAAACGAAAGCAGACCAGCCGAAGCTTGAAAACGCAATTTCCAGTATTGAGCGTGAAGATCCTTCTTTCCACAAGAAGATAAACCCGGATACAGGACAGATCATTATCTCTGGAATGGGAGAATTGCATCTGGAAATTGTGCTGGATCGGCTTTCCCGAGAATTCAAGGTTGGTTGCAACGCTGGTAAACCAAGGGTCTCCTACCGCGAAAGCGCAGCAGCAGCAGCGCAACTAAGACAAGGATTCGAAGGCACGTTGGCAGGCAAAGAACAGTTTGCCGCCTGTACATTGCAACTGGAGCGTTTGCCGGCAGGTCAAGGGATTGAGGTACTTAGTAAATTATCAAAGAGTACTCCATCTGGATTTGCCCCAGCAATTGAGATTGGTATTCGGGATGCGGCGCAGAGTGGGATGTTGCTGGGTTATCCGATGGTGGATCTACGATTCACAATCTTGGAAGCGGAATGGCGAGAAGACGGAAGCTCGGAGTTGGCATTCCAACTTGCTGCGAGAAACGGGGTGAGGGAATTGGTCAAAGAGGCTGGTCCAACCCTACTGGAGCCGATGATGAGTGTGGAGACAATCCTACCAGAAGCTTTCTTGGGAGAAGTGATTGCAGATCTCAACATTCGCAACGGACGTATTAAATTTGTAGAGGATCAAAACGAGATGAAGGTTGTTGAATCGGAAGTTTTCCTCTCCAAGATGTTCGGTTATTCGACTGATTTACGCTCTGCTACGCAAGGGCGTGCCTTGTACACCATGACGTTTTCTCACTACGAGGAAGTATCAAATGAGACCCTTCAGCAGGTTTTATCGTTTGGTAGTGCATAATGGGGCTTGTGTAAACGACAATCCACAAACGAACAAAGGAGTCATCAATGGCGCGAGAGAAATTTGAACGAACCAAACCCCACTGTAATATTGGGACAATTGGTCACGTGGATCATGGCAAGACTACATTGACAGCGGCGATCACCAAAGTGTTAGCCATGAAGGGCTTTGCTGAAAAGCGTGAATACGGTGACATCGATGCAGCCCCAGAAGAGCGAGAACGTGGAATCACGATTGCGACAGCGCACATTGAATACGAAACAGAAAATCGTCACTACGCTCACGTGGACTGTCCAGGTCATGCTGACTATGTCAAGAACATGATCACAGGTGCGGCCCAAATGGACGGTGCAATTCTGGTTGTATCTGCAGCCGATGGCCCAATGCCTCAGACACGAGAGCACATCCTGTTGGCACGTCAGGTCAACGTTCCTTACCTCGTTGTCTTCATGAATAAAGTAGATCAAGTAGATGATGCTGAGCTACTAGAACTGGTTGAAATGGAAGTTCGTGAATTGCTCAGCAGCTATGATTTCCCTGGGGATGATATTCCGCTGGTTATG comes from the SAR324 cluster bacterium genome and includes:
- the rpsG gene encoding 30S ribosomal protein S7, translating into MSRRRSATKRVVLPDPKYKDFLVSKFVNNLMHDGKKSVAEKVLYQALDMISQKEQETGAIDIFHQAVENVKPNVEVKSRRVGGSTYQVPVEVRSQRSQALAIRWLIRYAISRSGKSMEEKLAGELLDAFNNRGASVKKKEDTHKMAEANKAFAHYRW
- the fusA gene encoding elongation factor G produces the protein MSKARRFRRNIGIIAHIDAGKTTTSERILFYTGRIHKIGEVNDGSATMDWMEQEQERGITITSAATSCGWKYEDEEYDYNIIDTPGHVDFTVEVERSLRVLDGAIALYCGVAGVQPQSETVWWQAGKYKIPRVAFVNKLDRIGSDYFRAVEDIRKKLKANSVALQYPIGSEDQFRGVVDLLDRKVLYFDEESLGAKVDVAEIPEELEEAVEQKRQELVEKVSELDDELLEAFLEEQEISTQRLRQVIRKATIEGRLLPVLCGSSFKNKGVQPLLDAVAAYLPSPDDVPAIVGKQPDSEREETRTTSDSSFCGLIFKIASDSFAGQMTFVRVYSGVLAPGDIVFNPRTRKTERIGTLVKLHSNKRAEIDRLEAGDIAAVIGLSVGVTGDTICEKRHPILLEGTEFPQPVIDIAVEPKTKADQPKLENAISSIEREDPSFHKKINPDTGQIIISGMGELHLEIVLDRLSREFKVGCNAGKPRVSYRESAAAAAQLRQGFEGTLAGKEQFAACTLQLERLPAGQGIEVLSKLSKSTPSGFAPAIEIGIRDAAQSGMLLGYPMVDLRFTILEAEWREDGSSELAFQLAARNGVRELVKEAGPTLLEPMMSVETILPEAFLGEVIADLNIRNGRIKFVEDQNEMKVVESEVFLSKMFGYSTDLRSATQGRALYTMTFSHYEEVSNETLQQVLSFGSA